Genomic window (Ammospiza caudacuta isolate bAmmCau1 chromosome 10, bAmmCau1.pri, whole genome shotgun sequence):
ATTCAGGTAAACTATCATATAGTTCTCTGCTACTAACAGCTCTAAAGTGCCAATTACATACCTGGAGagacaagcaaagaaaatttcaaTATCCACAATCTTCATCTGAAAGTAATTCCTAGTAGTGctcaaatatattaaaaataataaaaacacagaaaggcAGAGGATGACTTACTTAAATAGATTGTCCATTAGGTATCTGTAGTTAGGCTGGCTGCTCTCAGGCATGAAGCAAACAGCAAACACAACAATGGCATTTAACCCATCACCATAATAACCTAAAGAGAAATAAGCAGCAGTAGTGACAAAGGTGACAATACACTGACTACATTTACACAATCTTAagctttttcattatttacCTTGAAGAGATGTACACACATCCATATGGACACATTCATACAGTTAGAGAAAACATCAAGGTCTCTTTTTCAAGTTTGTCTACTTCTAAGGCAACAGCTGAAGCTGATTTTACTCAAACACTGTATCTATAACCAACATTTCAGTGTACAACCTCAGTAGATTTAATAGTATCTTATGTTCTTAAAGTTTAATCAACTTTtcttccaacctaaacttcACAGACTGTTGGGAAGAGCCAtgaatttatttctgctttactAGATGGATAGTTAATGTTTTCAATAGTCTAGAAACCAAAAACATAGGTAGCAGTGACACTGTAGGATAGAGTAAATACATCTCATTACATAGGTGCATTTTAGTACACGTGACCATGAGTACATTTTGGAACTTTAatttaatagagaaaaaaatattttatcaacCATGTCTTAACACTGCAACAAATTAATTACTACAAGTCTTCATGCCCAAAGCTCTTCCTGCGCCCCTCCAACTCAGATAAAGAAGTAGTTGCTCAGCAGTTCCCCAGAGCACACCACCAATCCTTACCACCATGACTGATAACTTTTTTGTACGGTTCAATTGCCTTCATGTCCACCCTGTGGTCCTGCTCTCCGATCCGAAACATTCGCCAGCGGCGACCGTCATCCTTCTCCTCTGCCACAGTGTACTCAGCCAGGGAGCCTTTCCTAATGACATCAgtagtttttggttttggaagATCATCTGCCAAAATGAGAACATGTTGAAGACCCATTATGAATACCATGCATAGTGACAATCAGCTACAACACAAGTTAACCACTTTGCTATCTAATCTATTTGGTATTCTTCAGCCAGTCAGACACACCCGCTGACATCATGGATATTTGAATTAACACACTCATGTTTGCAGTTATCTGTCGCTGCAATTTTCTCTATTACAACTATGTGAAAAATTTCCATTCATGGAGAAGCCTAATTAATTGTAGGCTTTCAGAACACAGACCCCAATGAATTTCACCAAAATAAACAAAGTGGTTAACTCCAATGAGAATTACAGAGGTTAATCACAGATTTACATGAAGCATGATTCAAAACATTGAGGTACCTTGCAAGCAGACATGCAGACAAATCTATTGGAAATTAAATCTAATTCACATGTGCAATCAAAATAGATGAAATTTTTGCTGACAGGAATCTGTACGACAATTTGCTCCAATGAAATTATGATTCTTGACTTTGTTGCATGGACCTTACCCAAAGCGAGAAAAACCTACTGCAAGTTAGTTGTCTGTTCCCGAAACAAAGCTGTTAATTGAAACTATCCTTCCAGGAAAATGAAGGCAGCAGcattaaaggaagaaaagacagaaaccCTTTTCAGCcacttttaaaaacaagacaCAAACATCCGGAACATTTCCTTTGCATCACTGCAAAAGCAACCATAAACACCAATTCTTCTTTAAAACAGTGAAAATCCTTTTAGAAATTTAAACACAGAGTCTCTGTTAAGAAAACTTCCACTGCAATATGCCTTTAGCTATTTACAAACTAAAACCACCTCCTTATTTTAAAGAGTGTTTATTTCTCCACAGGTAGTGTTTCAAACATAACAGTGAACAGAGAACTTCaggaatttaaattattttattttcaggatgagaaaataataattgaGTTTACATGTTTACTTATTAGAGACATTCCTAAACCATGAAGTTTACAGATGTTAGAGACTCCAACAGTTTGCCCAACACAACTGCTCTTGGCTTCCATAAAGAGGGCCTTAAGACATCATTAAACTCAAAGTTTAAAATTTGTGCTTTAACTCCTACACAAAACacttatctgaaaaaaaaaactgttagAATCTCCAGGTTTTGCCTAATATATATAACACCTATTAATGTCTTAAAACTGAGATCATTACCAGTGTGGCTATAGCTACTTTAAATTCCTATGAAGTAATTTCAGAATTTCCAGACATAAAATAGAGACTCTTTTACTGCCTCTAGTCAGTCTGGAAATATGCATATTCTAAGGCTACTGAGATTTTGTCATTGTCACCACAGGAAGACTTGAGTTCAGGTGTTacttagtatttttaaaaatactattcAGTCCTCCTTAAATTGAAATTCATCAATTTCTGAGTAGTTAATCTATATATCTTTGTTTGGCTCCTTACATTTAAAACTCATTTCTAACACATGTAAAATACCTTGGGTACTTTTTTCTGTTGGATGGTTCTTAAAAACTTACTGCAATAGAGGATTTTCCATAACTTCAGGTCTTACAGATGCATATGTAGACGATCTTCACCTAAGTTTACCTGCAGTTACAGCTAGTACCTGCTTCCCTGTTTATTGATCAGATGAGGTCTGATTTTGCTCTTTAAAAAGTCACTGCATCTATTTTTAATTCCTAATATAATCACTACCTTTGTATTTCTCCTCTTGTACTACTGAGTCATAGCTATTTCTTACTAGAGAAACAGTCAACCTGcacacaagaaaatattttagagcaTCAGACAAAAGAACCAAAATACTTACCTTCCCATTCAAATTCATTGCTATTTTCTGAAGGAGTATCTAAATCATCCAAATCAATCTCTCCACTTTCATCCAAGTCATCAGAAAAAACAGATTCCTCACTGGGATCCAAATTTAAGCTAATATCTGGAGCCATTAGTTTCTTCCTCAATTTGGTTCCATTACCCTCTGCATCTaaagaaagcaaattaattttttttttattatttttattgctaaaGCAACTTTAAACAAGCATATTACCaagacagaaaagcacagtTCTTTCTCATAATGCATTATAAATTGATGCCCATAATTTAAACAAGCTATCTTTGGAGTAAGACTTTAATAGGGGATGGAAAGAACAGCAGGTAAAAGTTCTCAAATTACCcattgcacacacacacagtctGAGCAAGGTGGCAGACACTActccccctgcctgctgcatccaggtgtcccaggagctgctccagataTTACACAGAATCAATCTCACAAATAATACAACAGATTCATGTCCCTAGCACTTGGTTTTGTTAGGCTTCAGTGACATCATAACTATCTTtgataaaatggaaaattatataccagctgaaaaaaaaaagactgacaGACAACAGTGAGGACATAAAATTAAAGAATCTGTTCTGTGAATACACAGAATGCTTTGAGGTACAAGGCAAATATTGGCATGATTTAGATAGGAGTTGAAAGCAAGGAATAAAATCAGATTACCAatccagcactggaaatgctgCAAGTAAAGCAGAGAGacaaaatccaaacaaattTTACAtgcaaaaacctccaaaactccaattaatgaaacaaaaacaaaaaaaccccaaaacaaacaaacaaacaaaaacaaataaaccccccccccccaaaaaaaaaaaacaccaaacaaaagaAGCAATAAAATCCCCCCACACCAAGGAGCTTTAAAGCAGCCTTTCAAGGAGGAAGCAGTCAGCTGGACTGGAGTGGAATGTTCTCACCAGCTTCATtttctgttccagctgcagccaaTGCATCAGACTCAACAGGATCATCCTCTGGCAGGGGCCTGGGACACCAAGCAATTACTGTTACAAACCtgctttgacttttttttaatgccataTATTAAGACTTACACATTACTACGAAGACCCACTGTAAAGTCAGTACTGAATTAACTTTACTTATAGCCTAAATGCAAGATTTCAGTTAACAAACACCAAGGCAGCAGAAAATTCCTTTACAGCATTCAAGTGACCATCCCATCCTGTGACAAATACCAAAACACTGACTATTACCAGTGTGTCATCCTTAAGAAAACTTGTCATATTCTTGCTTGACAAAATTTGATGTGAAATAAAGTACAGAAGTTTCTAGTTTAATCATAGAAAGCATCTAAAGCTAATTTTCTTGTAGGCCCAAGCATCAGTAGCAGCATTAACTTTTAAAGCCTTTCCTCAGTATTTTGCTTAATGAAATATTTGGGTCATGAGGCACTGGGAGTAATATGCAAACAATGTagttgcaaaatattttcacaggAAATAAACAAAGCCAAGCTTACAaatcttcatttaaaaacacTGGAAATGTCAACTGTGGCAACCCTGAAGAAATATGCCACAAAACC
Coding sequences:
- the BNIP2 gene encoding BCL2/adenovirus E1B 19 kDa protein-interacting protein 2 isoform X2, whose amino-acid sequence is MEGVEFKEEWQDEDFPRPLPEDDPVESDALAAAGTENEADAEGNGTKLRKKLMAPDISLNLDPSEESVFSDDLDESGEIDLDDLDTPSENSNEFEWEDDLPKPKTTDVIRKGSLAEYTVAEEKDDGRRWRMFRIGEQDHRVDMKAIEPYKKVISHGGYYGDGLNAIVVFAVCFMPESSQPNYRYLMDNLFKYVIGTLELLVAENYMIVYLNGATTRRKMPSLGWLRKCYQQIDRRLRKNLKSLIIVHPSWFIRTLLAITKPFISSKFSQKIRYVFTLAELAELIPMEYVGIPECIKQVDQELNGKKEQKSEQ
- the BNIP2 gene encoding BCL2/adenovirus E1B 19 kDa protein-interacting protein 2 isoform X3; its protein translation is MEGVEFKEEWQDEDFPRPLPEDDPVESDALAAAGTENEADAEGNGTKLRKKLMAPDISLNLDPSEESVFSDDLDESGEIDLDDLDTPSENSNEFEWEDDLPKPKTTDVIRKGSLAEYTVAEEKDDGRRWRMFRIGEQDHRVDMKAIEPYKKVISHGGYYGDGLNAIVVFAVCFMPESSQPNYRYLMDNLFKYVIGTLELLVAENYMIVYLNGATTRRKMPSLGWLRKCYQQIDRRLRKNLKSLIIVHPSWFIRTLLAITKPFIRVDQELNGKKEQKSEQ
- the BNIP2 gene encoding BCL2/adenovirus E1B 19 kDa protein-interacting protein 2 isoform X1; this encodes MEGVEFKEEWQDEDFPRPLPEDDPVESDALAAAGTENEADAEGNGTKLRKKLMAPDISLNLDPSEESVFSDDLDESGEIDLDDLDTPSENSNEFEWEDDLPKPKTTDVIRKGSLAEYTVAEEKDDGRRWRMFRIGEQDHRVDMKAIEPYKKVISHGGYYGDGLNAIVVFAVCFMPESSQPNYRYLMDNLFKYVIGTLELLVAENYMIVYLNGATTRRKMPSLGWLRKCYQQIDRRLRKNLKSLIIVHPSWFIRTLLAITKPFISSKFSQKIRYVFTLAELAELIPMEYVGIPECIKQYEEEKFRKKQKRVDQELNGKKEQKSEQ